In the genome of Peromyscus eremicus chromosome 1, PerEre_H2_v1, whole genome shotgun sequence, the window GGTAGCACATGGCTGGTGGGCCATGAATGTAAGCGCCTGCCCAGCTTGGAATAAGGACAGGAAAGGCAAGGTGGGAAGCCTATAGTCCAGGACCGTTGCCCTCTCTGCCCCTCATCTTTACAGGAATACGGCCATTCCGCTGTGGAGCTTGTGGAAAAGCTTTCACGCAGCGCTGCTCCCTTGAAGCTCATCTTGCCAAGGTCCATGGGCAGCCAGCCAGCTACGCCTACCGGGAGCGCAGGGAGAAGCTGCACGTGTGTGAAGACTGCGGCTTCACCAGCTCTCGGCCTGATGCTTACGCACAGCATCGCGCGCTACACCGCACCACCTGATATACTGGCTGCTGCCTACCCACGAGACAATAAATACAGGGAACAGTAGTATAGAAACTGGCATTTATTAtagatgggggaagggaaagtCATTCAGTCCAGCGGTGGCCGCAGTGTGGGGCAGTGCATACATAGTACAGGCGCATGGCATCCTGGCAATGAGAATGTTCAGTTAGGAAGGGTCTGGGCCAAGAGAGAGTAGTGTGGGGTATTCCACCCCAAAGAACAGTCAAAAGGGAGGAAGCACAGGATCAGCCTAAAACTGGCATCTCCCCCGCTGGGgaaccacccagccacccaggaaGAAGTGGTCCACTCACCTCAGCTCGGGCACTGTGTGATTGGAAGAACACTGCCTCCTTGTGGCCACACctaaggagatggttcagttacTAAAAGTGTTAAAGACCCTAGTTGTCcccccgggggtggggtggggggtgggtacgGACACAGCCACTTCCTTTCCCCCAAGTCAGCTGAGCACTCACTTCTGGCACGGGTGGTCCTCCGTCCGCGGCAACGTGGGGTCCTGCGACACATCTGCGATGATCTGGGTCAGTTCGCTACAGGGATGGGGAAGGGAGTAATTACGGTTAGACTGGGTGTCCCAAGACCATACCCGTACCCCAAGCCGGGGTCCCGCCACTCACTCCACTTCGTGCGTGATTTTGTTGACGTAGATGCAGCTGTTTTCGGCTTCCTGCTGGTAGTCACAGTTCCGGCACTACCGGAGGGGGGTGAGAGGCGGGAGGGGTGTCACAAAGAGATCAGACTGGATGGGCGGGCAGGATGATCCCCGGGGGATGGACATGATGGGAGAGAAGGGTGTTGAGGGGCAGTCAAGAGGCAAAAGCGTGGGGAACCAGCGGGGAGCGGAGAGGAGGGAAGGCGCGAACCCGCTGCAGAGGGCGGCTGGTACTCACCGCGTACAGCAGAATGCGGTTCTCCTTGTCCTCCTTGGGGTACAGCATGTTGTTactgtggggagagggaggtcgGAGGTCAGACCTGAAGCCAGTCCTCACTGCTTTTCCACACCGGCTGCCCAGGCCTCACCATTCCTGGCAGAATCGAATACCCACGAAGCCGGGCTCGTAGGTCCCATCGGGTTCCATAGCG includes:
- the Polr2i gene encoding DNA-directed RNA polymerase II subunit RPB9, which codes for MEPDGTYEPGFVGIRFCQECNNMLYPKEDKENRILLYACRNCDYQQEAENSCIYVNKITHEVDELTQIIADVSQDPTLPRTEDHPCQKCGHKEAVFFQSHSARAEDAMRLYYVCTAPHCGHRWTE